In the genome of Neodiprion pinetum isolate iyNeoPine1 chromosome 2, iyNeoPine1.2, whole genome shotgun sequence, one region contains:
- the LOC124212150 gene encoding cytochrome P450 4C1-like isoform X1, with protein MVYTSLLYCYKSYTRYKMCLLHNIVASAFLGGIVYWLIYHMRRLPFYQKAWKFSGPSIVLPILGNALYFAGNTENILNKFTELSRAYPSPYRVWLGSELLIILSRPEEIKTVLWSEKAIEKTRFFEFFQPWLGNGLFTAPGEIWRVRRKLIGPTFNLRILESFVTVFAVQSNVMVRKMETELNGEEFLVFDYVSMCTLDIICETAMGVSIGAQVNNHSSYVEAVEKSLKIIYRRAFSIWLHPPAIFNRTQTGKEQNKHIKTMHNFTSNVIQRKRKALLNRNTKKTAVKYGEDTESDSPSERKAFLDLLMQLTDDKMKFSDSELREEVDTMIAAGSDTTSNTVSFVMLMLASYPDIQEKAYLELCEIYGSYDSNKRIVTYEDLPRMRYLELVIKETMRVLPIIALITRTITDDLEIGEYTLPKGSLAVIDILSIHRNKEFWPDPLKFNPDRFLPDEVAERHAYCYIPFSAGPRNCIGLRFAMMAMKTILATMLRRYIIKKDKIVPLDDVKLKSEGVTKPVEPIMLRIEERR; from the exons ATGGTCTATACTTCTttattatattgttacaaaag CTATACGCGATACAAAATGTGCCTACTTCACAACATCGTTGCCTCTGCGTTTCTCGGTGGAATTGTTTACTGGTTGATTTACCACATGAGGCGACTGCCTTTTTATCAAAAAGCTTGGAAATTCTCTGGGCCATCCATAGTTCTACCGATTTTGGGCAATGCGCTGTATTTCGCCGGAAATACTGAAA ATATCTTGAACAAATTCACCGAATTATCGCGGGCGTATCCTTCGCCTTATCGCGTCTGGCTTGGGTCTGAATTGTTGATCATTTTATCTCGACCCGAGGAAATAAAG ACAGTTCTGTGGAGCGAGAAGGCGATCGAGAAGAcaagatttttcgaattttttcaaccatggTTGGGAAATGGCTTGTTCACTGCACCTG GTGAAATATGGCGTGTGCGTCGAAAGTTGATCGGACCAACTTTCAATTTGAGAATTCTGGAGTCGTTTGTGACTGTATTCGCAGTCCAATCAAACGTGATGGTGAGGAAAATGGAAACTGAATTAAACGGGGAGGAATTCCTCGTTTTCGATTACGTGTCAATGTGCACTTTGGACATAATTTGCG AAACTGCAATGGGTGTGAGTATAGGAGCCCAAGTTAATAACCATTCCAGTTACGTGGAAGCAGTAGAAAA ATCGCTCAAAATCATCTACCGGCGAGCATTCAGCATTTGGTTGCACCCGCCAGCGATTTTCAATCGCACGCAAACGGGGAAAGAACAAAATAAGCACATAAAAACCATGCATAATTTTACTAGCAAC gtaattcagaggaagaggaaagcTTTGCTGAATCGGAATACTAAAAAGACTGCAGTCAAATACGGTGAAGATACCGAAA GTGATTCGCCATCTGAAAGAAAGGCCTTCTTGGATTTGTTGATGCAGTTAACAGACGATAAGATGAAATTCTCGGATTCGGAACTTCGTGAAGAAGTTGACACAATGATTGCTGCC gGTAGCGACACGACCTCCAACACAGTCAGTTTCGTTATGTTGATGCTGGCTTCTTATCCGgatatacag GAGAAGGCTTACCTTGAACTTTGTGAAATTTATGGAAGTTACGATTCCAATAAGCGTATCGTGACATACGAGGACTTGCCACGTATGAGGTATTTGGAACTTGTGATAAAAGAAACGATGCGTGTACTTCCAATCATAGCGTTGATCACTCGCACAATAACTGACGATTTGGAGatag GTGAATATACTCTGCCAAAAGGAAGTTTGGCTGTTATTGACATCCTGAGCATACACAGAAACAAGGAATTCTGGCCAGATCCACTCAAGTTTAACCCGGATCGATTTTTGCCTGATGAAGTGGCTGAACGCCATGCTTATTGCTACATACCATTTAGTGCGGGACCAAGAAACTGCATTG GTTTAAGGTTCGCCATGATGGCTATGAAGACAATCCTGGCGACAATGCTCCGCAGATATATCATAAAAAAAGATAAGATTGTGCCGTTAGACGA
- the LOC124212150 gene encoding cytochrome P450 4C1-like isoform X2 — protein sequence MCLLHNIVASAFLGGIVYWLIYHMRRLPFYQKAWKFSGPSIVLPILGNALYFAGNTENILNKFTELSRAYPSPYRVWLGSELLIILSRPEEIKTVLWSEKAIEKTRFFEFFQPWLGNGLFTAPGEIWRVRRKLIGPTFNLRILESFVTVFAVQSNVMVRKMETELNGEEFLVFDYVSMCTLDIICETAMGVSIGAQVNNHSSYVEAVEKSLKIIYRRAFSIWLHPPAIFNRTQTGKEQNKHIKTMHNFTSNVIQRKRKALLNRNTKKTAVKYGEDTESDSPSERKAFLDLLMQLTDDKMKFSDSELREEVDTMIAAGSDTTSNTVSFVMLMLASYPDIQEKAYLELCEIYGSYDSNKRIVTYEDLPRMRYLELVIKETMRVLPIIALITRTITDDLEIGEYTLPKGSLAVIDILSIHRNKEFWPDPLKFNPDRFLPDEVAERHAYCYIPFSAGPRNCIGLRFAMMAMKTILATMLRRYIIKKDKIVPLDDVKLKSEGVTKPVEPIMLRIEERR from the exons ATGTGCCTACTTCACAACATCGTTGCCTCTGCGTTTCTCGGTGGAATTGTTTACTGGTTGATTTACCACATGAGGCGACTGCCTTTTTATCAAAAAGCTTGGAAATTCTCTGGGCCATCCATAGTTCTACCGATTTTGGGCAATGCGCTGTATTTCGCCGGAAATACTGAAA ATATCTTGAACAAATTCACCGAATTATCGCGGGCGTATCCTTCGCCTTATCGCGTCTGGCTTGGGTCTGAATTGTTGATCATTTTATCTCGACCCGAGGAAATAAAG ACAGTTCTGTGGAGCGAGAAGGCGATCGAGAAGAcaagatttttcgaattttttcaaccatggTTGGGAAATGGCTTGTTCACTGCACCTG GTGAAATATGGCGTGTGCGTCGAAAGTTGATCGGACCAACTTTCAATTTGAGAATTCTGGAGTCGTTTGTGACTGTATTCGCAGTCCAATCAAACGTGATGGTGAGGAAAATGGAAACTGAATTAAACGGGGAGGAATTCCTCGTTTTCGATTACGTGTCAATGTGCACTTTGGACATAATTTGCG AAACTGCAATGGGTGTGAGTATAGGAGCCCAAGTTAATAACCATTCCAGTTACGTGGAAGCAGTAGAAAA ATCGCTCAAAATCATCTACCGGCGAGCATTCAGCATTTGGTTGCACCCGCCAGCGATTTTCAATCGCACGCAAACGGGGAAAGAACAAAATAAGCACATAAAAACCATGCATAATTTTACTAGCAAC gtaattcagaggaagaggaaagcTTTGCTGAATCGGAATACTAAAAAGACTGCAGTCAAATACGGTGAAGATACCGAAA GTGATTCGCCATCTGAAAGAAAGGCCTTCTTGGATTTGTTGATGCAGTTAACAGACGATAAGATGAAATTCTCGGATTCGGAACTTCGTGAAGAAGTTGACACAATGATTGCTGCC gGTAGCGACACGACCTCCAACACAGTCAGTTTCGTTATGTTGATGCTGGCTTCTTATCCGgatatacag GAGAAGGCTTACCTTGAACTTTGTGAAATTTATGGAAGTTACGATTCCAATAAGCGTATCGTGACATACGAGGACTTGCCACGTATGAGGTATTTGGAACTTGTGATAAAAGAAACGATGCGTGTACTTCCAATCATAGCGTTGATCACTCGCACAATAACTGACGATTTGGAGatag GTGAATATACTCTGCCAAAAGGAAGTTTGGCTGTTATTGACATCCTGAGCATACACAGAAACAAGGAATTCTGGCCAGATCCACTCAAGTTTAACCCGGATCGATTTTTGCCTGATGAAGTGGCTGAACGCCATGCTTATTGCTACATACCATTTAGTGCGGGACCAAGAAACTGCATTG GTTTAAGGTTCGCCATGATGGCTATGAAGACAATCCTGGCGACAATGCTCCGCAGATATATCATAAAAAAAGATAAGATTGTGCCGTTAGACGA